A single Nitrosospira multiformis ATCC 25196 DNA region contains:
- the cysB gene encoding HTH-type transcriptional regulator CysB — protein sequence MKLQQLRYLCEVANQGLNLSKAAEILHTSQPGISKQIRLLENELGVDIFVRNGKRVVETTPPGRAILEIAERMLRDAKNLKQVGQEFANEASGSLTIATTHTQARYALPSAIQHFTARYPKVRLVLRQGNPTQIAELVTSGVADIAIATEAIELFSELVMLPCYQWNRCVIVPPRHPLLKLKGLTLEAIAEHPIITYDFAFTGRSKINQAFDAKGLVPNVVLTAIDADVIKTYVELGLGIGILAQMAFEPSRDRHLRAIDASHLFEPSTTRIGISRNSYLRKYVYDFIEMFAPHLDRATVAAAMTERP from the coding sequence ATGAAATTGCAGCAATTACGTTATCTATGCGAAGTCGCCAACCAGGGCTTGAACTTATCCAAGGCGGCGGAAATTCTCCATACCTCCCAGCCCGGCATCAGCAAGCAGATCCGCCTGCTGGAAAACGAATTGGGGGTGGATATTTTTGTACGGAACGGCAAGCGGGTGGTCGAAACCACGCCGCCCGGCCGGGCGATTCTTGAAATTGCCGAAAGAATGTTAAGAGACGCAAAAAACCTGAAGCAGGTGGGGCAGGAATTTGCCAATGAAGCCAGCGGCTCTCTGACGATCGCGACGACCCATACACAAGCGCGGTATGCACTGCCTTCCGCAATTCAGCATTTTACCGCACGCTACCCCAAGGTGCGACTGGTTTTACGCCAGGGCAATCCGACACAGATCGCTGAACTGGTCACCTCCGGAGTGGCCGATATAGCGATTGCCACGGAAGCAATCGAACTGTTCAGCGAACTCGTCATGCTGCCCTGCTACCAGTGGAACCGCTGCGTAATTGTTCCGCCTAGGCATCCGCTGCTCAAACTCAAGGGATTGACACTGGAAGCAATCGCCGAGCATCCGATCATCACTTATGATTTTGCATTCACCGGCCGCTCGAAGATCAATCAGGCATTCGATGCAAAAGGCCTGGTCCCCAATGTCGTGCTCACGGCGATTGATGCGGATGTCATTAAAACCTATGTGGAACTGGGACTGGGAATCGGGATACTGGCGCAGATGGCGTTTGAACCTTCGCGCGACAGGCATTTGCGAGCCATTGACGCCAGCCATCTGTTCGAACCCAGCACGACACGCATTGGTATCAGCCGCAACAGTTATCTGCGCAAATACGTATATGATTTCATCGAAATGTTTGCCCCCCATCTTGACCGGGCAACCGTTGCGGCGGCCATGACCGAACGTCCATAA